One Engystomops pustulosus chromosome 7, aEngPut4.maternal, whole genome shotgun sequence DNA window includes the following coding sequences:
- the LOC140068974 gene encoding spexin prohormone 2-like encodes MSTQKAIAWISAMFLIALIADCSGGTKVLTRNWGPQSTLYLKGKHGRRNVLEMEENFPVLGPVTWTNERLEGPQGLKSMMQQIFKKLKHYKF; translated from the exons ATG agcACACAAAAGGCAATTGCCTGGATATCTGCCATGTTCCTGATAGCCCTCATAGCCGACTGTAGTGGAGGGACAAAG GTTTTAACTAGAAATTGGGGTCCCCAATCTACACTGTACCTCAAAGGAAAGC ATGGCAGAAGAAATGTGCTAGAAATGGAAGAGAACTTTCCAGTATTAGGACCTGTCACCTGGACAAATGAGCGATTAGAag GTCCACAAGGGTTAAAGTCCATGATGCAGCAAATCTTCAAGAAACTGAAGCACTATAAATTTTGA
- the LOC140068975 gene encoding spexin prohormone 2-like: MTRRAVLFFTCAVSLFILSETMSAPKNKIMARNWGPQSMLYLKGRHGRRFVSDYEEQYEKMNLDSWNEILKRCLFVFGTENKYTKFLWNLGFKGKKNQWTS; this comes from the exons ATG aCAAGGAGAGCTGTGCTGTTCTTTACCTGTGCTGTCTCCCTGTTCATTCTGTCTGAAACAATGTCTGCTCCTAAG AATAAGATAATGGCAAGAAATTGGGGTCCCCAGTCAATGTTGTATCTCAAAGGCAGAC ATGGCAGAAGATTTGTGTCAGACTATGAAGAGCAATATGAGAAGATGAATCTGGATTCCTGGAATGAAATTCTCAAAC GGTGCCTTTTCGTTTTTGGAACTGAAAACAAGTACACAAAGTTTCTATGGAATTTAGGCTTCAAGGGAAAGAAAAACCAGTGGACTTCATAG